TGAGCAATGGCATGGAGCAAGAGCAAATTGTAGTTGCCAAAAACATTGACCAAAGTACTGGGCACATAACCAATCATGTTTGCCAATTTACGTAAACTGAGTTCGTGATAGGAATTTTCGCTGAGGAAATCTTTAACGGTTTGAAGGGTTAAGGCAACCAGTTCTTCTCTGGTGTGATCGTTTCTACGGGCCATTTTCTGCTACTACAAATTGAACAACGTTCGATATTTTAGACGTGTCTGATATACCCGTCAATAATTCATCGCGGTGTAAATCGTTCTCTGTAGCAATATTCTGATACAAGTCCAATTCTCGCCAGCATTTAAAAGCAACTAAGATACTTGTATGATTCCAAGTGACCAATTCTCTTGTTAGCGCGCCATGACTTGGCCTTCCCGAGGATTGGAATTTGTTTCAATAAGATAACAAAAGGATAAAGATGAAACGTTTATTATCGATTGTTGCCCTGCTCATCGTCTCTGTCGCGGTAATGCCGATTGCAGAAGCGAAAAAGTTTGGTGGCGGTAAATCGCTCGGAAAGAGCTACAAAACCGCACCTGCACCAAAACAACAGCAGCAGGATACCAACACCATCGGCAAAGATCAGGGTGCGAAACAGGGTTCGAAGAAAGGTCTCATGGGCGGAATCCTAGGGGGATTGTTAGCAGGTGGCTTGCTGGCGGCTTTCTTCGGTGGTGCGTTTGAAGGCATTCAGTTTATGGATATCCTGATTATCGGCCTGATTGCCTTTATCATCTTTAAACTGATGCGTAGCTTGCTTGCCGCCAAGCAGGGCAGTATGAATCAGCATCGTCAACAGCCTGCATTTGGTGGTCAAGCGCCTAAGTTTGAACAAGCCAATGTACATAACTTTG
The Vibrio navarrensis DNA segment above includes these coding regions:
- a CDS encoding Tim44 domain-containing protein, with protein sequence MKRLLSIVALLIVSVAVMPIAEAKKFGGGKSLGKSYKTAPAPKQQQQDTNTIGKDQGAKQGSKKGLMGGILGGLLAGGLLAAFFGGAFEGIQFMDILIIGLIAFIIFKLMRSLLAAKQGSMNQHRQQPAFGGQAPKFEQANVHNFEQTAGSSSNGSFGFANQSDVPHNYPPGFDQVAFVNGAREHYRTLQGAWNHNQLDTIEEYVSPTLFADLKAEREKLAGEQHTEVMYVDAQIVRAEYDDTKAQLSLQFSGRYRDAVEGIEEDIEDIWHLERDLTQDNAPWLIVGIQG